In the genome of Actinobacillus genomosp. 1, the window AGCAGCCCCGCCGTTGGATTAATTCGGGTGGTGCCGGCACCATGGGATTCGGTTTACCGGCTGCAATCGGTGTGAAATTCGCTCATCCGGAAGCTACCGTGGTATGTGTTACCGGTGACGGTTCAATCCAAATGAATATTCAAGAGCTTTCTACGGCAAAACAATATGGCACACCGGTTGTAATTGTGAGTTTAAATAACCGCTTCTTAGGTATGGTAAAGCAGTGGCAGGATCTGATCTATTCCGGTCGTCATTCGCAAGTGTATATGAATTCCTTACCTGATTTTGCGAAATTAGCTGAGGCTTACGGTCATGTCGGTATTACGATTGATCACCCGAGCGAATTGGAAGAAAAACTCACCCAAGCCTTTGCCATCAAAGACAAATTAGTATTTGTCGATGTAAAAGTAGATGAAACCGAGCACGTTTACCCAATGCAAATTCGTGGCGGTGCAATGAATGAGATGATTTTAAGCAAAACGGAGAGAACAGATGCGTAGAACATTATCAGTATTACTCGAAAACGAAGCGGGTGCATTATCCCGTGTTGTAGGTCTTTTTTCTCAACGTGGATTTAATATCGAAAGTTTAACCGTTGCACCGACTGATGACGAAACACTTTCTCGTATGACGATTGTTGCTCAAGGAGATGAAAACGTGCTTGAGCAAATCGAAAAGCAATTACATAAGTTGATCGATGTGTTTAAAGTCTCGAATCTAAGCCCTACCGAGCATATTGAACGTGAAGTATTATTGTTGAAAGTACGCGCGACAGGTTCATCTCGAGATGAATTAAAACGTATGGTTGATATTTTCCGAGGACAAATCGTGGATATTACGCCGAAGCTCTATACCGTTCAATTAGCGGGAACCAGTGAAAAACTGAATGCGTTTATTGAAGCGGTTAAACAAGAAACAACGATAGTCGAAATCGTACGTTCCGGTGTTATCAGCCTCTCTCGCGGCGATAAAAACTGTTTATAACTTCTGACAAGGCGAACTATAGTGTCGCCTTTTTTATTGCTATGCAAGCGGTTAAATTTGCCGAAACTTTTACAACTGTTACGAAGAAAAAAATAGCTAGCCCTTGCGGACTAGCCATTTTAACCTAACGAATTTACTTTTACCCTAATTGCTTTATAACTTCAGATGACGATAAAGTTATTTAGCAGTGTTACATTACCCTAAAATGTAACGAGGACTATTTTAAGTAAGTTTATCATTAATGTCAATAAGAATTATTCTCAAATAGATAAATTTTTATTCACCGGAAATTTTCATCTTATCTAATAAAATCGAACCGGTTTGAATATTAGATCGATACTCAATATCATCGGCAACTGCGACTAAGTTTTTATACATTTCTTGTAACTGACCGGCAATGGTAATTTCCGCCACCGGATACTGAATCTCGCCGTTTTCAACCCAGAAACCTGCCGCACCACGAGAATATTCACCGGTTACCGCATTAATCGCTGAGCCTAAAAATTCAGTCACCAATAAACCGGTTCCCATCTCTTTTACAAGCGTATCTAAGCCGCCTGTTCGGTTCGGTTTGACTAACCAGTTATGAATACCGCCTGCATGTCCGGTCGTTTTTAAGCCCATCTTACGTGCCGAATAGCTGGTCATCAGATAAGTTTGCAATACACCATCAGTAATAATTTCTCTATCCTGCGTGATAACTCCTTCACTATCGAAAGCGGATGAAGCTAACTGACGTAATAAATGAGGACGCTCAGAGATAGCAAACCAACTTGGTAAAATTTGTGTACCTAACTTATCTAATAAGAAACTCGATTTACGATATAAAGCTCCACCGCTAATAGCACCGGCCAAATGCCCAATTAAGCCGGTTGCCACATCATTATAAAAAATTACCGGTACTTCACAAGTTTTGATCTTTTGCGGATTTAAGCGATCAACAGCTTTAAACACCGCCTGACGGCCGACCCATTCCGGTAATTGTAACTTATCGAATTCACGTGAAATCGTATATTCATAATCACGTTCCAGCTGATCTTCATAGGCAGAAATTACACTACAAGAAATCGAATAACGGCTTGAAAGATAGCTTTGTAGCATACCGTGCGTGTTGCCATATACGCGTACACCGCTATGAGAATTAAAAGTTGCGCCTTCGCTATTTACAATCCTCTCATCCGTATTTAACGCATAGTGTTCCGTTTCTAAGGCTAATTCAACCGCTTGCTCTACCGAAATATCCGCTTGGTGATAAAGTTCTAAATCTGGCGCATCAAATGCAATCATCTCTTTATCGGCTAAACCGGCACACTCATCTTCCGAGGTATATTTAGCAATCGCTAATGCTGATTCGACCGCACGTTGAATAGATTGCGGTTGTAAATCCGAGGTTGAGGCATTGCCCTTACGTTTTCCGACATATACCGAAATGCCGAGTGAGCCGTCATTATTAAATTCGATATTTTCCGTTTGCTCTAGACGGGTTGAAACCGATAATCCGGCAACTTTTGTAACGCCGACTTCCGCTTCTGCCCCTGATTTTTTTGCAACATTAAGCGCAAATTCCACCGCTTGACGGAGTTCCTGTTCTTGTTTTTGGAGATCTTGTTTTGTTGTTAATGACATGATTTGTTAAATTAAAATGGATAATTGAAAATGGCTAAATACGATACGTATATTCTACCTTAAATTTCTGTTAGAATATGCCATTTTTTACGATTGAAGGAATAACAATGGCTAAAAAACGTAGCAAAAATGAGATTGATTGGACGGATGAGGAAGAAGAAATCATCTGGGTAAGTAAGAGTGAAATTAAACGAGATTCTGAACATCTAAAAAAACTTGGAGCGGAACTAATCGAATTGACCCCACAAAATCTTGAGAAAATTCCACTTGATGACGATTTAAAAGACGCTATTCGCCAAGCACAAGGGTTCAAATTAGAGGCTCGCCGTCGCCAAATTCAATTTATCGGTAAATTATTACGTAACCGAGATCCGGAACCGATCCAAGAAGCGTTAGATAAAGTGAAAAATCGCCATAATCAACAGCAGGCGTTATTGCATAAGCTGGAATTAGTACGTGACCAGTTGGTAAATATGGGTGATTCATCTTTAGAACACTTATTAACCGAATATCCGCAGTTAGATCGCCAACATTTACGTAATCTGATTCGCGGCGCACAGAAAGAACGTGAGGCGAATAAGCCGCCTAAAAATTATCGTGAGATTTTTCAATATTTAAAAACCGAAATTGCAGAATAATGCGCAATTTTAACCGCTTATTTTTTATTTAACCGGAGTGATTATGGAGTTTTTCCCTCAATTAGGGTTAGGTCATGTAGGTTTTGCTTACATCAGCCTAATATTATTACTTACCCGTGGCGTATTAGCCTCAAAAATGGTGGACTGGCGTCAATATAAAGTTTTACGTATTGCGCCGCATATTGTTGATACGCTGTTACTTGTTTCAGGTATCGCCCTATTAGCTATTTTACTTTCAAACGGGATCTATACGTTAAATGAAATGCAATGGCTTCTTCCTAAAATGGCATTTTTGGTGCTTTATATCGTATTTAGCGTCAAAGCATTCAAAAAGTCACAGCCTTTCTCTCTCAAAAACTTTATCTTAGCTGTGGTAAGCTTTATGCTAACCATGTTAGTAGCAACTTTACGCTAATCTTATAAGCGGTCAAAATTTGCAATTTTTTTGCAAAATTAGACCGCTTTTTTAGTTACTTATGAAACGACGAATTATTATCGGCATTAGTGGTGCAAGCGGCTTTCAATATGGCTATAAGGCACTGGAATTACTCAAATCAGTTGATGTAGAAACCCATTTAGTGCTAACTAAAGGGGCGGAAATGACACGTTCGTTGGAAACCGATATTGAGCGAGAACAACTACTGGATTTAGCTTCACAGGTACATTCCATTCATAATGTCAGTGCAAGTATTGCCAGCGGTTCTTTTAAAACCCTCGGTATGTTGGTCGCCCCCTGCTCAATTCGCACGCTTTCAGCAATTGCGCTTGGTTTTAGCGATAATCTTTTAACTCGAGCGGCAGATGTCGTATTAAAAGAACGCCGTAAATTGGTGCTAATGGTACGAGAAACCCCATTTAACTTAGCCCATATTGATAATATGCGCCGAGTCACAGAAATGGGCGGCATTATTTTTCCACCGGTACCTGCATTTTATCAAAATCCAACAACGATAGATGAAATAGTCACGCATAGTGTTTCTAAAGCGTTGGATCTATTTGATTTCGATTTTCCAATGCCTCGTTGGGGCGAACTAAATAATAAGGAGTAAAAATGCTTGTAGGCCCTTATGTCAATGGTGCCGCCGTATTAATCGGCGGGCTGATCGGCGCATTTTTAGGCTCAAAATTACCCGAACGGGTAAAAAGTAATTTACCGCCGTTATTTGGTCTTTGCTCGATGGGATTAGGCATTATGTTGATTATCGGTGCAAAAAATATGTCTGCCGTGGTATTAGCATTAATTGTCGGTACTATTATCGGCGAATTAATTTATTTAGAGAAAGGCATTGGAAATTTAGCCGGTAAAATGCGGAGTACGGTGGATAAAATTTTCCCACCATCCGGTGTTTCACACCAAGAATTCTTAAATCAATTTGTGGCGATTTTAATTTTGTTCTGTGCCAGCGGTATGGGCGTATTCGGCTCAATGAAAGAAGGCATGACTGGAGACCCTTCCGTATTGTTTATTAAAGCGATTTTAGATTTCTTCACTGCCGGCATTTTTGCCGCTACTCTGGGCTATGCGGTTTCCAGTATCGCTTTGCCGTTAATCCTTGTGCAAGTCAGTTTAGCGTTATTAGCCAGTTTGATTATGCCGCTCACTACACCAAATATGCTCTCCGACTTCTCAACTGCCGGCGGCTTTATTATGCTCGCAACCGGTTTACGTATTTGTGGTATTAAACATTTTGCCGTGGCCAATATGCTGCCGGCACTGATTTTAGTGATGCCGTTCTCTTATCTTTGGCAAATGTTTATAGCTTAATAGACGCAATATCCCACTATTCCGGCGGGATATTCTAAAAGAATATATGATGCAGAAACTTCCCTCCCATATCAGCCGCTTTATCCACCAAAATCATGTCGTGAGTTTTGCTACCTATGGTAAACATGACTTTTGGGCGACAAACTGTTTTTATGCTTTCGATAGCGAACAAGTTCGCTTAATCATCCTTACCGATAAAAACACTCGCCACGGTCTGTTGATGCAAGAAAACTCACATATTGTAGGCACAATTGCCGCTCAAGTTGAAACGCTTACCGACATTGAAGGTGTTCAATTCTCAGCGCATTGTACCTGTTTGATTGATTCAACAGCTCGCCAAGAGGCTTTAGATTGCTATTATACTCGCCATCCAATCGCCCGCTTAAAACCGAGTGATGTATGGGAAATTCGCTTTGATATAGTCAAGCACACGGGAAATAAATTGGTTTTCGCAAAGAAAACCATTTGGGAAAGAGAAGAAGTCTAGTTTTCTAAGAAAACAAGCGGTTAAATTTGGCTAAAATTTTGCAAAAAATTAGTGAAATTTAACCGCTTGTATAACGATGATTAACCACCGGCAAGTTTTACTTTAAAGCCTTTTTGTTCCAAAATTTGTTTCAGTAAATCTCGATTATCGCCTTGAATCTCAATCAATCCGTCTTTTACTGAACCGCCAACACCACTACGTTTTTTCAGTTCTGCTGCTAATAATTTGAGTTCAACATCATCCAAATCCAATCCGCTGATTACGCAAACACCTTTGCCTTTTCTACCGCTGGTTTGGCGTTGAATACGCACAATACCATCGCCTTTTGGGCGTTCCGTCTTTACCTTCTCAGGCACAATGCGCCCGCTTTCTGTTGAATATACTAATGTCATCTGATAAATCCTAAAATTTAACCGCTTGCTTAAAATACAAAAGGTGGACATATAGCCCACCTTTTCAATCCATTATTAATTAACGAATAGAAGCATTAATTGATTTTAATACCGATAAAGGATCTTGAGCTTGGGTAATCGGGCGACCAATCACTAAATAATCAGAACCGGTTTCGATTGCTTGTTTTGGTGTCATTACACGGCGTTGATCACCAAAATCCGCACCTTCCGGACGGATACCCGGTGTCACTAATTTAAAATCTTTGCCACAATGAGTACGAAGCACTTCAACCTCTTGCGGAGAACAAACCACACCGTCTAATCCCGCACGTTGCGCGAGATGAGCTAAACGAATCACTTGCTCCATTGGTGAAGCATTAATTCCGATTTGTAGTAAATCTAAATCTTCCATACTGGTTAATACCGTTACCGCAATTAATAACGGTGCGTCTTTACCGTACGGTTCTAAGATCTTTTTCGCTTCTTCCATCATGGTTAAACCGCCGGAAGCGTGTAAGTCCACCATCCATACGCCTAAATCGGCGGCAGAACGTACCGCACGCGCCACAGTATTCGGAATATCGTGATATTTTAAATCAAGGAAAACATCAAATTTACGTTCGTGTAATTGTTTAACAAAATTCGTGCCTAACGTCGTAAACATTTCTTTGCCCACTTTCACACGACAAAGAGACGGATCAACTTGATCTACAAAACTCAATGCTTCATATTCTGTTTCATAGTCTAAAGCAACAATAATTTTATTATCCATAAGGACTCCTCAATTTTAGTTTATTCAATTAATTTGTGAATCAATGCTGTGTATAGGTTTAATTTGTTCCCATCGGCGACAAGACGGACAATGCCAACTTAATCGATAACTTTGGTAACCGCAGTTTAAACACCGGTACTGAAAACCTTTTTTCATTCTTGAACCGACCATATTATATAACAACATCAAACTTTCTTTTGCTCTACCTTCCTCCGCTTCATTAATTTGATAATGAATGAAACGATGGAACGTAATCATACTCGGATATTGGCTTAACTGTTGATATAACTTGGAATGTGCGGCTACCACGCCATCTTTTTGCTCAATATATTCTGCAAGAGCCAAATCAACACGACTATTATGCTTAATCTGGTTTGCTCTAATCAAAAATAACTCATAATTCGCAAGATCATTTTCTGCAATATAGCAGGCTTTTATTTTTTCTATTACCTCACTAATAAAATCAGGATCTTGCTGTAAAATAGACTCAAAATGTTTTAATGCAGTTTGATATTGACTTTTTTCTAAATAATAATCGCCTAGCAAGATGGAG includes:
- the pmbA gene encoding metalloprotease PmbA; the protein is MSLTTKQDLQKQEQELRQAVEFALNVAKKSGAEAEVGVTKVAGLSVSTRLEQTENIEFNNDGSLGISVYVGKRKGNASTSDLQPQSIQRAVESALAIAKYTSEDECAGLADKEMIAFDAPDLELYHQADISVEQAVELALETEHYALNTDERIVNSEGATFNSHSGVRVYGNTHGMLQSYLSSRYSISCSVISAYEDQLERDYEYTISREFDKLQLPEWVGRQAVFKAVDRLNPQKIKTCEVPVIFYNDVATGLIGHLAGAISGGALYRKSSFLLDKLGTQILPSWFAISERPHLLRQLASSAFDSEGVITQDREIITDGVLQTYLMTSYSARKMGLKTTGHAGGIHNWLVKPNRTGGLDTLVKEMGTGLLVTEFLGSAINAVTGEYSRGAAGFWVENGEIQYPVAEITIAGQLQEMYKNLVAVADDIEYRSNIQTGSILLDKMKISGE
- the yjgA gene encoding ribosome biogenesis factor YjgA; its protein translation is MAKKRSKNEIDWTDEEEEIIWVSKSEIKRDSEHLKKLGAELIELTPQNLEKIPLDDDLKDAIRQAQGFKLEARRRQIQFIGKLLRNRDPEPIQEALDKVKNRHNQQQALLHKLELVRDQLVNMGDSSLEHLLTEYPQLDRQHLRNLIRGAQKEREANKPPKNYREIFQYLKTEIAE
- a CDS encoding DUF554 domain-containing protein, whose protein sequence is MLVGPYVNGAAVLIGGLIGAFLGSKLPERVKSNLPPLFGLCSMGLGIMLIIGAKNMSAVVLALIVGTIIGELIYLEKGIGNLAGKMRSTVDKIFPPSGVSHQEFLNQFVAILILFCASGMGVFGSMKEGMTGDPSVLFIKAILDFFTAGIFAATLGYAVSSIALPLILVQVSLALLASLIMPLTTPNMLSDFSTAGGFIMLATGLRICGIKHFAVANMLPALILVMPFSYLWQMFIA
- a CDS encoding SirB2 family protein, translating into MEFFPQLGLGHVGFAYISLILLLTRGVLASKMVDWRQYKVLRIAPHIVDTLLLVSGIALLAILLSNGIYTLNEMQWLLPKMAFLVLYIVFSVKAFKKSQPFSLKNFILAVVSFMLTMLVATLR
- the pyrF gene encoding orotidine-5'-phosphate decarboxylase → MDNKIIVALDYETEYEALSFVDQVDPSLCRVKVGKEMFTTLGTNFVKQLHERKFDVFLDLKYHDIPNTVARAVRSAADLGVWMVDLHASGGLTMMEEAKKILEPYGKDAPLLIAVTVLTSMEDLDLLQIGINASPMEQVIRLAHLAQRAGLDGVVCSPQEVEVLRTHCGKDFKLVTPGIRPEGADFGDQRRVMTPKQAIETGSDYLVIGRPITQAQDPLSVLKSINASIR
- the yciH gene encoding stress response translation initiation inhibitor YciH, which gives rise to MTLVYSTESGRIVPEKVKTERPKGDGIVRIQRQTSGRKGKGVCVISGLDLDDVELKLLAAELKKRSGVGGSVKDGLIEIQGDNRDLLKQILEQKGFKVKLAGG
- a CDS encoding UbiX family flavin prenyltransferase, yielding MKRRIIIGISGASGFQYGYKALELLKSVDVETHLVLTKGAEMTRSLETDIEREQLLDLASQVHSIHNVSASIASGSFKTLGMLVAPCSIRTLSAIALGFSDNLLTRAADVVLKERRKLVLMVRETPFNLAHIDNMRRVTEMGGIIFPPVPAFYQNPTTIDEIVTHSVSKALDLFDFDFPMPRWGELNNKE
- the ilvN gene encoding acetolactate synthase small subunit: MRRTLSVLLENEAGALSRVVGLFSQRGFNIESLTVAPTDDETLSRMTIVAQGDENVLEQIEKQLHKLIDVFKVSNLSPTEHIEREVLLLKVRATGSSRDELKRMVDIFRGQIVDITPKLYTVQLAGTSEKLNAFIEAVKQETTIVEIVRSGVISLSRGDKNCL